From Camelina sativa cultivar DH55 chromosome 7, Cs, whole genome shotgun sequence, one genomic window encodes:
- the LOC104700336 gene encoding LOB domain-containing protein 14-like, which translates to MGGLGSPCGGCKFLRRKCVEGCVFAPYFCYEEGSSNFAAIHKVFGASNFSKLISHLPDQDRCDAVRTISYEAHSRLHDPIYGCVSQIFSLQQQVVSLQAQVVLLREEASRRFPQEDPSCNLKQQEKVLAQQRPQDLHNWFHQEFLDSDLNPVTGATHEHERSMDRNESLCSSNESLYYQEANFPWSV; encoded by the exons ATGGGAGGTTTAGGTTCACCATGTGGAGGATGCAAGTTCTTGCGTAGGAAATGTGTAGAAGGTTGTGTATTTGCACCATATTTTTGCTACGAAGAAGGATCTTCTAATTTTGCAGCCATTCACAAAGTGTTTGGAGCCAGCAACTTCTCTAAGCTCATTTCTCATCTCCCTGACCAGGACCGGTGTGACGCCGTACGAACCATCTCTTACGAGGCTCACTCTCGTCTCCATGATCCTATTTACGGATGCGTCTCCCAAATCTTCTCCCTCCAGCAACAG GTTGTTAGTCTACAAGCACAAGTGGTCCTACTTAGagaagaagcttctagaaggtTTCCTCAAGAGGATCCTAGTTGCAATCTGAAGCAACAAGAAAAGGTTCTTGCTCAACAAAGGCCACAAGATCTTCACAACTGGTTTCATCAAGAATTCTTGGACTCAGACCTCAACCCAGTGACTGGTGCTACACACGAACATGAGCGATCTATGGATCGGAATGAGTCACTTTGTAGCTCAAATGAATCTCTTTACTACCAGGAGGCCAATTTTCCTTGGTCTGTATGA